Sequence from the Pseudomonas sp. 7SR1 genome:
TGCTGTGCGCTGGCGCCGTGGGCTCTCCGGCGATTCTGCAACGCTCGGGGATCGGCCCGCGCAACCTGTTGCAGCGGCTGGGCATCGGCGTGGTCCATGAACTGCCCGGCGTGGGTGGCAACCTGCAGGATCACCTGCAACTGCGGTTGATCTATCAGCTGGAAAACGCCCGCACCCTGAACCAGATCGCCGGCACGTTGTGGGGCAAGATGGGCATGGGCCTGCGCTATCTCTATGACCGCAGCGGCCCCTTGTCCATGGCTCCCAGCCAATTGGGCGCGTTTGCCCGTTCAGGGCCGGAACAGACCTCGGCCAACCTTGAATATCACGTTCAACCGTTGTCCCTGGAGCGTTTCGGGGAGCCGCTGCACACGTTCCCGGCCTTCACCGCTTCGGTCTGCGACCTGCGCCCGCAAAGCCGTGGTCGGGTGGATATCCGTTCGGCCGACCCGCGCGAAGCCCCGGTGATCCAACCCAACTACCTGAGCCACCCGCAAGACCTGCGGGTCGCCGCCGACGCCATTCGCCTGACCCGCCGTATCGTCGCCGCCCCTGCCCTGCAAGGTTTCAAACCCAAGGAATATCTGCCGGGGCCCAACCTGCAGACGGAAGAAGAACTGCACCAGGCCGCCGCCCGTATCGGCACGACGATCTTCCATCCGGTGGGTACCTGCCGCATGGGCCATGACCAGGACGCGGTGGTGGATGCACAGTTGCAGGTTCATGGCATCGCCGGACTGCGCGTCGCCGACGCCTCGATCATGCCGCGCATCACCTCGGGCAATACCTGCTCGCCGACCCTGATGATCGCCGAGAAGGCGGCGCAGATGATGCTCAACCCGGCCACGAGGAACATCAGCACCCAAGAAGAACCTGTCACGGCCTGAAGAACAGGTCACTCTCCAACCAGCGGGGTGAGTCGATCCAAGAAGGTGTGTCAAACCAGGAGACGCCAACCCGGCGTCGACAGTGGAACAACAAAAACAATCACTGTGAGGGATACCGATATGTCTGAGCATGTTCAGCCCCTGGAAGCCACGCGCAGCGTCGGCACCAGCCAGGAAACCCAGAAGGTCATCTTCGCCTCGTCCCTGGGGACGGTGTTCGAGTGGTACGACTTTTTCCTCTACGGCGCCCTCGCGGCGGTGATCAGCAAGCAGTTCTTCGCCGGCGTCAACGACACCACGGCATTCATCTTCGCCCTGATGGCATTCGCCGCCGGTTTCATCGTGCGGCCGTTCGGTGCCTTGGTGTTCGGGCGGCTGGGGGACATGATCGGACGCAAGTACACCTTCCTGGCCACCATCGTCCTCATGGGCGTGGCGACCTTCTGTGTCGGCCTGTTGCCCAACTACGCCAGCATCGGCATCGCCGCGCCGATCATCCTGGTGGTGTTGCGCATGCTGCAGGGCCTGGCCCTGGGCGGTGAATATGGCGGAGCGGCCACGTATGTCGCCGAGCACGCCCCCATAGGCAAGCGCGGCTTCCACACCAGCTGGATCCAGTCCACGGCCACCCTCGGTCTGTTGCTTTCCTTGCTGGTGGTGCTGGGCTGCCGTTATTTCACTGGCGACCAGTTCGAGGTCTGGGGCTGGCGCATTCCGTTCCTGCTGTCGATCGTGCTGCTGGGCATTTCCACCTGGATCCGCCTGAGCCTGCATGAGTCGCCGGCATTCCTGAAAATGAAAGAGGAAGGCAAGTGCTGCAAGGCCCCCATCCGTGAGTCCTTCGGCAAATGGGAAAACCTCAAGGTGGTGCTGATCGCCCTGTTCAGCATCAACGCCGGGCAAGCAGTCACCTTCTACGCGGCGCAGTTCTACGTGCTGTTCTTCCTGACCCAGTTCCTGAAGATGGACCCGGCCCTGGCCAACAGCCTGCTGATCGTCAGCGTGGTGATCGGCGCACCATTCTTCATCTTCTTCGGCTGGCTGTCGGACAAGGTCGGGCGCAAGCCCGTGCTGATGGTCGGCCTGCTCCTGGCCACGGCACTGTATTTCCCGATTTTCAAGACCCTGGCCCACTACGCCAACCCGGCCATCGACCTGGCGAGCCGCCAGGCGCCGATCACGGTGGTGGCCGACCCGGCGACCTGTACCTTTCAATTCGACCCGGTGGGCAAGGCGCGCTTCGACAGCCCCTGCGACAAGGTCAAGACGTTCCTGGTCAAGCAGGGGCTGCCCTACAGCAGCGTGTCGGCGCCGGCCGGCAGCAACGTGCAGGTCAGCGTCGGCGACGTGAAACTCGAAGGCTTCGACGAGTCCGCGCTGCGGGCAGCGGTGACCCTGGCAGGCTACCCACAACAAGCCGATGCCCAGCAGATCAACCGGACCATGATCGTGGTGCTGATCGTGGCGCTGATCATCATTTCAGCGATGTGCTACGGCCCGTTGGCGGCGCTGATGGTCGAACTGTTTCCCACCCGTATCCGCTACACCTCCATGTCGCTGCCCTACCACATCGGCAACGGCTGGTTCGGCGGCTTCCTGCCCACCGTGTCGTTCGCCCTGGTGGTCTATACCGGCGATATCTTCTATGGGCTGTGGTACCCGGTGGTGATCACCGGGGTCAGCCTGGTGGTGGGCATGCTCTGCCTGCGGGAAACCAGAAACGTGGACCTGGATAAAAACTGAAGACAGCGTCCCGTGGCGGGGGGCCAGGCCCCTCGCCGTCCATCAGTGGACCTGGCGATTCTTCACCGTGCTTTCCACCAGGTCCAGCATCTGCCCCAGGGCCCAGGGCTTGGCGATGAAGGAGGCGTGGTGCTTGATCCCGGCACTTTCCGGCGTTTCGTAGCCCGACATGATCAGCAGCGGAATCTGCGGCCAGCGGTCCCCGGTCATGTTGGCCAGGTCCGCGCCGTCGATCGTGCCGGGCATGGTGATATCGGTGAGCAGCAGGTCCACGTAGTCGGCACTCTGCTCAAGAAACGTCAACGCCGAATCGGCGCTTTCCCGAGGCTCCACCACAAACCCTTCGTCCTCCAGTATTTCGCACAGGAACTCCAGGATCGTCGGATCATCTTCAACAACAAGAATCAAACGTGTGGTCGCCTGTCCGTTGCCGTTTGGCATCGAATTCATGTGATTGACTCTCCCTGCCGTCGGTTTTTTTGCGGTTTTGACCGCTCTGCAAGTTATGAACTGCACCTTTCACATAAATTCATTCTGCTTGCGAATGGGCCGCTGAACGTCGTGCCAGACGCTCTTTTGCAACGCAGCGCAACGTTTTATCTGTATATGCATACAGATAAAACTTGCCCCCGGAGCAATCCCTGACCATGCTACAGCTCCCAGCAGAACTGTTCGGAAAAGGGCGACATGCAGCTGTACCTCTGTGAGAAACCATCCCAGGCCAAGGACATCGCCGCCGTGCTCGGCGCCAGGCGACGCGGCGATGGCTGCTGGCTGGGCACGGGCATCACCGTGACCTGGTGCATCGGCCACCTGCTGGAGACCGCCCCGCCCGATGCCTACGATGCCCGCTACAAGCGCTGGGTGCTGGCCGACCTGCCCATCGTGCCGGGGCAATGGAAAATGACCGTCAAGCCGAAGACCGCGAGCCAGTTCAAGGCGGTCAAGCGCTTACTGGGTGAAGCCAGTGAACTGGTGATCGCCACCGACGCCGACCGGGAAGGCGAAATGATCGCCCGGGAACTGGTGGAGCATTGCCGCTATCGCGGGCCGATCAAGCGCCTGTGGCTATCGGCCCTGGACGAAGCCTCGATCCGCAAGGCCCTGGCTGCCCTCAAGCCGGGGGCCGAAACCTTCAACCTGTATCATTCGGCGCTGGGCCGCTCCCGGGCCGACTGGCTGATCGGCATGAACATGAGTCGCCTGTTCACCTTGCTGGGACGCCAGTCCGGCTATCAGGGCGTGTTGCCGGTGGGGCGCGTGCAGACGCCCACCCTGCGACTGGTGGTGGATCGCGACCGCAGCATCGCCGATTTCGTACCGGTGGCCTATTGGGCCATCGACGTTCAACTGCGTCATGCCGGCACCGTGTTCACCGCTCAGTGGCGCGCCGATGCGGCTGCCTGCGACGACCAGGAGCGATGCCTGAACCAGGCCATCGCCCGTGATGCCGCCCAGGCCATGGACAATGCCGACACCGCCCTGGTGACCCAGGTGCGCACCGAACGCCTGCGCGAAGCGGCACCGCTGCCATTCGACCTGGGCACCCTCCAGGAAGTCTGTTCGAAGAAGCTCGGCCTCGGCGCCCAGGAAACCCTGGACATCGCCCAGGCCCTCTACGAAACCTACAAGGTCATCACCTATCCTCGCAGCGATTGCGGCTACCTGCCCTTGAGCCAGCACAGCGAAGCACCGGCCATCCTGGCCGCCCTCGCCCAGGCCGACCCGGGTCTCGCGCCACTGCGCGAGCACCTGCAACCGCAACGCAGGTCCCGGGCCTGGAACGATGCCAAGGTCAGCGCCCACCACGGCATCATTCCCACCGCTGCCGCGAAGAACCTCGACAAGCTCGCTGGCAAGCAGCGAGCCGTC
This genomic interval carries:
- a CDS encoding DNA topoisomerase III, which gives rise to MQLYLCEKPSQAKDIAAVLGARRRGDGCWLGTGITVTWCIGHLLETAPPDAYDARYKRWVLADLPIVPGQWKMTVKPKTASQFKAVKRLLGEASELVIATDADREGEMIARELVEHCRYRGPIKRLWLSALDEASIRKALAALKPGAETFNLYHSALGRSRADWLIGMNMSRLFTLLGRQSGYQGVLPVGRVQTPTLRLVVDRDRSIADFVPVAYWAIDVQLRHAGTVFTAQWRADAAACDDQERCLNQAIARDAAQAMDNADTALVTQVRTERLREAAPLPFDLGTLQEVCSKKLGLGAQETLDIAQALYETYKVITYPRSDCGYLPLSQHSEAPAILAALAQADPGLAPLREHLQPQRRSRAWNDAKVSAHHGIIPTAAAKNLDKLAGKQRAVYTLIRARYLAQFLPNHEYDRTQADFDCAGQALRAVGKQIVEPGWKRALPETLAPARGREAPAPQTLPALIEGHDCAVEQVTLKDLWTQPPKPFTEGDLIKAMKNVARLVDDPLLKQKLKDTTGIGTEATRASIIQGLLDRGYLVKNGKALSATPAAFSLIDAVPRAIADPGTTAIWEQALDMVQSGEMSLEEFVTRQAAWMSKHIARCQGMSLAISGPASPAGRGAAPWKNKRKTAKRKAAGAPRKATKAKAT
- a CDS encoding GMC family oxidoreductase, whose amino-acid sequence is MQPVVDEYDYVIVGAGPAGCLLANRLSANPQHRVLLLEAGARDNYPWIHIPVGYLFCIGNPRTDWCFKTEAQPGLQGRALSYPRGKVLGGCSSINGMIYMRGQAADYDGWAAEGNSGWAWKDVLPLFRQSENHFAGDSELHGAAGEWRVERQRLSWPILDAFRTAAEQSGIPNLDDFNGGDNEGCGYFQVNQKAGVRWNAAKAFLKPVRQRSNLTVLTEVEVDRVLLRDGRAHAVSARWQGKGMNYKARREIVLCAGAVGSPAILQRSGIGPRNLLQRLGIGVVHELPGVGGNLQDHLQLRLIYQLENARTLNQIAGTLWGKMGMGLRYLYDRSGPLSMAPSQLGAFARSGPEQTSANLEYHVQPLSLERFGEPLHTFPAFTASVCDLRPQSRGRVDIRSADPREAPVIQPNYLSHPQDLRVAADAIRLTRRIVAAPALQGFKPKEYLPGPNLQTEEELHQAAARIGTTIFHPVGTCRMGHDQDAVVDAQLQVHGIAGLRVADASIMPRITSGNTCSPTLMIAEKAAQMMLNPATRNISTQEEPVTA
- a CDS encoding MFS transporter; this encodes MSEHVQPLEATRSVGTSQETQKVIFASSLGTVFEWYDFFLYGALAAVISKQFFAGVNDTTAFIFALMAFAAGFIVRPFGALVFGRLGDMIGRKYTFLATIVLMGVATFCVGLLPNYASIGIAAPIILVVLRMLQGLALGGEYGGAATYVAEHAPIGKRGFHTSWIQSTATLGLLLSLLVVLGCRYFTGDQFEVWGWRIPFLLSIVLLGISTWIRLSLHESPAFLKMKEEGKCCKAPIRESFGKWENLKVVLIALFSINAGQAVTFYAAQFYVLFFLTQFLKMDPALANSLLIVSVVIGAPFFIFFGWLSDKVGRKPVLMVGLLLATALYFPIFKTLAHYANPAIDLASRQAPITVVADPATCTFQFDPVGKARFDSPCDKVKTFLVKQGLPYSSVSAPAGSNVQVSVGDVKLEGFDESALRAAVTLAGYPQQADAQQINRTMIVVLIVALIIISAMCYGPLAALMVELFPTRIRYTSMSLPYHIGNGWFGGFLPTVSFALVVYTGDIFYGLWYPVVITGVSLVVGMLCLRETRNVDLDKN
- a CDS encoding response regulator, with amino-acid sequence MNSMPNGNGQATTRLILVVEDDPTILEFLCEILEDEGFVVEPRESADSALTFLEQSADYVDLLLTDITMPGTIDGADLANMTGDRWPQIPLLIMSGYETPESAGIKHHASFIAKPWALGQMLDLVESTVKNRQVH